In the genome of Kallotenue papyrolyticum, the window TGCCGGCGCACGAAATACTCCTGGAACTCGAAGCGTCCGGCGGGCGTGTCCACCAGCGTGCGCACCGGCGCGTCGCACATCGGCAGAAGCTGGGCGCGCAGACCGAGCGCGCGGGTAAAGCGTTGCGTCACCTCGGTCAGCGAAGCGCCCTGCCGCAACCAGTCGCTGCGCGCCACATGCGTGGCTAGGTCGCGATCACCGATCTGAAACCAGGTCTCGTAGCCGTAGCGCCGCAGCATCGCCAGCGCCTGCCACGACTCATCGACCACGCCCCAACCGGTGACCGGATTGGCCAGCCCGGCCAGGGTGTACATCACCGTGTCGAGGTCGGGGCTGATGTGCAGCCCCCACAGCTCGAAGTCGTCGGCGGTATTGACGATCACGGTGAGCGTGTCGGGCGGCAGGACACGATACAGTCCCTGCGCCAACTTCGCGCCGCCCACGCCGCCGGCCAGCGCAACGATCATGCCTCGAAGCCCTCCGCCAGCACCTGCTGGATGTGCAAGCGCAGCGTCACGCGCTGCTGCGTACGAAAGCGGGCGATGTTGCGCTCGGCGGCCTCCGGTGTTTGGTAGTGGTAGGCCAGACGCGCAATGTCGGCCTGGGCGATCGTCTGATCGTCGATCAGCTCCACCGCTCCGCGCAGTGTCACCCAGCGGTAGCCATCCGCGACACAGAGCGAGGCGCGCGCATCGCGGCGCAGATTGCGCTCTTTGACGCGTCCGCGCGCGGTATTCATCAGGATCGTATCATCTTCAAGCAGATACCAGATCACGCTCTGGTGCGGCAGGCCGTCGGGATCGATCGTCGCCAACACCCCAAAGCGCGGCTCCTCGAGAAAGGCCCGAAGCGCCGCCGTGAGCCGGGTCGCCATGCCGGGTTGCCTCCTGTGCCAATAGCTTTGCCGGTTGCAGGGCAACCGCGCCCTGGAACTGTCTCCCAGGGGAGTATAGTAGCACAGGCGCTTGCACGCCGCTGTACAATAGGAACAGTTCGCTTGTGCTCCCAACCCACATCAGCGAACACACGTGGAACTCACACGCCATTCCTCGCCCACACCATGGAGCGCCGCGCATGGCCCACGATCAACGATTGATGCTGGCACAGCCAGGCGCCGGGCGTCTGGCGTTAGCGTACGGCTGCTGCAGTCTGCTCTGGATGCTGGCCGGGCACCTGCTTTGGCGTGCGCTGGAGCCCACCGCCGGCGGAGTGTTGGCCCATGCCCTCGTAGCCGATGTCCCGCCGCTCCTGCTTGGCGCGGCCTTGCTCTACCGGCTGCAGATCCGCCTGGAGCGGGCCAGCGCCGCGCTCCAAACCATTCTGCGCAGCGCCAAACAACCGATCGCGCTCCTCGACCGCCAGGGCCGGCTGCAGGCCTTCAACGCACCTGCCGCCGATGGTGCGCGGCAGATGTTCGATCGCCCGTTCCAGACCGGCGAGCCATTGCTGGCCTCCCTTCCGCCGGCCAATCAGCCCGGGTGGAGCGCCATCCTGGTCCGTGCGCTGAACGGGCAGACGGTGCGCAGTGTCCATACCTTTGCGCGCGCGCATGACGTCGCCTGGTGGGAGCTGTGCGTCAGCCCGATCCGCCGGCGCGACGGAACGATCGACGGCGTCGCGATCATCGCGCAGGACATCACCGACCGCCAGCGCAGCCAACAGCATCTGCATGCGCTGATCAACACCGCGCCGATTGTGCTGGTGGCGCTGGCGCGCGATGGCCTGATCACCCTGGCGCAGGGTCGCATGTTCCAGCAGCTGAGGGTGACGCCAGACGAGCTGATCGGCCGCTCGATCTTCGAGCTCTATCACCACCGCCCCGATATCCTCGCCGATGTGCGCCGGGCGCTGGCCGGCGCAGAGCATACCTCGACAATCCACACCGCCGGACACGTCTTCGAGGTGCGCTGGACGCCGCTGCGCGAGCCGCAGGGTGAAGTCTATGGCGCGCTCGGGCTGGCGATCGATATGACCGAGCGCCTGCAGGCCGAAACGCGCCTGCGCGAACTGGAAATGCGCGAGCAGGCGATCATCAACGGCACGACCGACGCGATCTTTCTCAAGGATCGCGCCGGGCGCTACCTGCTGTGCAACGCGGCCACCGCGCGGCTGGCCGGTCGTACCAGCGCGCAGGTTATTGGCCGTACCGATGCCGAGCTGTTCCCGCCGGAGGTTGCCCTGCACAGCCACGCGACCGATCAGGCGGTGCTCAGCAGCGGGCAGCCGATCGAGGTGGAACAACTCCTCGAATCACCCCAGGGTCCGCGCACGCTGCTGGTCGTCAAGACGCCGTATCTCGATGGCGAGGGCGCGATCCAGGGCGTGATCGGCATCGCGCGCGACATCACCGAACGCAAGCAGGCCGAAGAGGCCCTGCGCCAGCGCGAGGCGACCCACCGCGCGCTGATCGATGCGCTGCCCGATCTGATCTTTTTGATCGACCGCGAGGGACGCTATCTGGATTTCAAGGCGCCACGCGGCTACAGCACGCTGGTCCCGCCCGCACAGTTTCTTGGCCGCCATCTGCGCGAGACCCTGCCGCCCGAGATCGTTGGTCCGGCGTTGCAGCATATCGCCGCTGCCGTTGCAACGGGCGAGCCGCAGATCTTTGAATACGAACTCCCCAGCGGCGACCGTCCCGGCTTCTACGAAGCGCGGCTGGTACCCACCGCAACGGGCGAGCTGCTGGCGCTGGTGCGCGACATCAGCGATCGCAAGCGCGCCGAACGGCTGCTGCGCACCGCCCGCGATGTGTACCTGACGCTGGTAGAAGAAGCACCGATGCTGGTCTGGCGTACCGACCTCCAGGGCACGTGCACCTTCGTCAACAAACAGTGGCTGGCCTTCACGGGCTATCCACGCGCGGAGCTGCTGCCACCGGCAGTCGCCGATCCGATCCATCCAGAGGATCGCGCCGCGCTGCACCAGGCCTTTCTGGCAGCGCGCGCGCAGCCGCGTGTCTTCGAGATCGAAGCGCGTTTGCGCCGCGCGGACGGCATCTACCGCTGGATGGTGATCCGCAGCGCGCCCTTCTTCGATGAGGCAGGCACGCCGGCAGGCTACATCAGCAGTGCGATCGACATCACCGAGCGCAAGGAACAGGAGCGCATCAAGGACGACTTTCTGGCGCTGGCCTCGCATGAATTGAAAACACCGCTGGCTGCGATCATCGGCTACCTGCATCTGCTGCGCCGCTGGCTGGCCGCCGAGACAACCAATCCGCGCGTTACGCAGGCGCTCAACGCCATGAGCAGCGAGGGCGAGCGCTTGGAACGGCTGATCAACGATCTGCTGGATGTGAGTCGCATCCAGACCGGACGGTTGCGGCTCATGCCGCGTCCGGTCGATCTCCGGCAGCTGCTGGCGGATGCCGCCGAACACCTGCGCTTGAGCAGCGCCAGCCATCCCATTCAGCTCAGTCTGCCACAGGAAGCGCCGGTGATCGTCCAGGCCGACCCGATGCGCATCGCGCAGGTCCTCGCCAACCTGGTGACCAATGCCGTCAAATACTCGCCGGCAGGCGCGCCGATCGCCATCGAGCTGCGCGCCGATGAGCGCCAGGCCCACATCACCGTTACCGACCAGGGCATCGGCATTCCGGCAGCCGAGCTGGAGCAGATCTTCGAGCGCTTCTATCAGGTGCAGCGTCCGGCGCGCGAGTCGCGACCGGGCCTGGGCCTTGGGCTGTACATTGCGCGAGAACTCATACGCCAGCATGGCGGCACGCTCACGGCGCACTCACGCGAGCTGGCAGGCAGCCAGTTCCGCATCGATCTCCCCCTGGCGGACGCCACCCAGCCTGCCGCGGAGGATTTGACGCATGAAGCAGATGACAACGAAGGTCTGGCGCAGTGACGCGTCCGGCGAAGGATCGGCAGCCGAGCAGAGCCACAGCGCGCCGCAGCAGGGCAGCCAACGGCCCGTGCTGCTGATCGAGGACGATCCCGGCATGCGGCTGATGCTGCTGATGGCGCTGGAAGACGCCGGCTACGAGGTGGTGCTGGCCGAGCATGGCCGCGACGGCCAGCGCCAGATGGCGCAGGTGCGACCGCGGCTGATCCTGCTGGACATGCGCATGCCGGTGATGGATGGTCCCGCCTTCCTGCACTGGCTGTACAGCCAGATCGGCCAGCCGCCGCCGGTGATCCTGATGACCGCCTACCACGACGTTGATCCGGCCGTCAAACAGCTCGGCCTGCCAACCGTGTCCAAGCCGATGCGCATCGACGATCTGCTGGAGCTGATTCGTCACCATGCCGAACCCTCGTGAGGGCAGCCCCTCACGAGCGCGAGAGCGCCGCCACCGCCGCGGCACGCGTCTGATTGCGTTGCAGCGCCAGCAGACCCAACGTGACGATCAAGCCCACGAGCGCGAAGACCAACCAGGGCAGGGCCGGCCAGCCGGCAGCGCGGGCGAGATCGAAGAGCAGGCCACCCAGGTAGTTGCCCGCCGCGCCACCCAGCGCCAGCGACAACGCGCCGAAGCCGAAGTACGCGCCCAGGGCGTGCGCGTCGGCCAGCGCCGCTGTGACCGTCTGCAGCGTCGGCTGCACCAGCATGGCGCCCAGCGAAAAGAGCGCCACGCAGCCCAGCAGCGCGGCCAGCGAACCGGCCAGCGCCACCAGCCCCAGGCCGATCGCCGTCAGCGCCGTGCCCAGCATCAGGATCGTGAAAGCGCTGAAGCGGCGTTCCAGCAGGCGCAGCAACGGATACTGCAGCGCCAGCGTCAGCAGCGCGTTGAGCGCATAGACCCAGGCCACGCCGTTGATCGCCAGCGTGCCCAGTGGCGTGACCAGCCGGGGCGTGCCCCAGCGCTGCGCCGCCAGCGGCAGCGAGATCGAAAGCTGCACCCACAGAAACCA includes:
- the cofD gene encoding 2-phospho-L-lactate transferase, which translates into the protein MIVALAGGVGGAKLAQGLYRVLPPDTLTVIVNTADDFELWGLHISPDLDTVMYTLAGLANPVTGWGVVDESWQALAMLRRYGYETWFQIGDRDLATHVARSDWLRQGASLTEVTQRFTRALGLRAQLLPMCDAPVRTLVDTPAGRFEFQEYFVRRQHRDAVRGIELRGIEQAQLTSPVRAALAAAQAVVICPSNPIVSIGPILAVSGMRAALHQTGAPVVAVSPIVGGKALRGPADRMLAGLGHEPSALGVARIYAGLIDGLVIDQADAEQRAAIEALGLRVLVTDAVMRDEEDRRRLAEETLAFARECAR
- a CDS encoding PAS domain-containing sensor histidine kinase, translated to MAHDQRLMLAQPGAGRLALAYGCCSLLWMLAGHLLWRALEPTAGGVLAHALVADVPPLLLGAALLYRLQIRLERASAALQTILRSAKQPIALLDRQGRLQAFNAPAADGARQMFDRPFQTGEPLLASLPPANQPGWSAILVRALNGQTVRSVHTFARAHDVAWWELCVSPIRRRDGTIDGVAIIAQDITDRQRSQQHLHALINTAPIVLVALARDGLITLAQGRMFQQLRVTPDELIGRSIFELYHHRPDILADVRRALAGAEHTSTIHTAGHVFEVRWTPLREPQGEVYGALGLAIDMTERLQAETRLRELEMREQAIINGTTDAIFLKDRAGRYLLCNAATARLAGRTSAQVIGRTDAELFPPEVALHSHATDQAVLSSGQPIEVEQLLESPQGPRTLLVVKTPYLDGEGAIQGVIGIARDITERKQAEEALRQREATHRALIDALPDLIFLIDREGRYLDFKAPRGYSTLVPPAQFLGRHLRETLPPEIVGPALQHIAAAVATGEPQIFEYELPSGDRPGFYEARLVPTATGELLALVRDISDRKRAERLLRTARDVYLTLVEEAPMLVWRTDLQGTCTFVNKQWLAFTGYPRAELLPPAVADPIHPEDRAALHQAFLAARAQPRVFEIEARLRRADGIYRWMVIRSAPFFDEAGTPAGYISSAIDITERKEQERIKDDFLALASHELKTPLAAIIGYLHLLRRWLAAETTNPRVTQALNAMSSEGERLERLINDLLDVSRIQTGRLRLMPRPVDLRQLLADAAEHLRLSSASHPIQLSLPQEAPVIVQADPMRIAQVLANLVTNAVKYSPAGAPIAIELRADERQAHITVTDQGIGIPAAELEQIFERFYQVQRPARESRPGLGLGLYIARELIRQHGGTLTAHSRELAGSQFRIDLPLADATQPAAEDLTHEADDNEGLAQ
- a CDS encoding response regulator, whose amino-acid sequence is MKQMTTKVWRSDASGEGSAAEQSHSAPQQGSQRPVLLIEDDPGMRLMLLMALEDAGYEVVLAEHGRDGQRQMAQVRPRLILLDMRMPVMDGPAFLHWLYSQIGQPPPVILMTAYHDVDPAVKQLGLPTVSKPMRIDDLLELIRHHAEPS
- a CDS encoding PPOX class F420-dependent oxidoreductase; translation: MATRLTAALRAFLEEPRFGVLATIDPDGLPHQSVIWYLLEDDTILMNTARGRVKERNLRRDARASLCVADGYRWVTLRGAVELIDDQTIAQADIARLAYHYQTPEAAERNIARFRTQQRVTLRLHIQQVLAEGFEA